From Cherax quadricarinatus isolate ZL_2023a chromosome 95, ASM3850222v1, whole genome shotgun sequence, the proteins below share one genomic window:
- the LOC138855452 gene encoding tigger transposable element-derived protein 1-like: MVAKKKEIKDAVVAKGVTMLTKMRSPVLEEVEKLLLVWINEKQLAGDTLMTSIICEKARQLHEDLVKKLPANSGDVSEFKASKGWFERFKNRTGIHSVVRHGEAASSDHKAAEKYVHEFQEYIEAEGLKPEQVFNCDETGLFWKKMPKKTFIAQEEKAMPGHKPMKDRLTLMFCANASGDFKVKPLLVYYSENPSVFRKNNVMKSKLCVFWKSNSNAWVTREIFVEWFNEVFGPSVKEYLLEKKLDLKCLLVMDNAPAHPPNLDDLIFEEFGFITVKFLPPNTTPLLQPMDQQVIANFKKLYTKAMFHRCLTVITDTHLTLREFWREHFSILHCITLIGKAWEGVTTRTSNSAWRKLWPDCVDKRDFEGFGTDPDEPMSVVKSIVALGSSMGLDVSLEDVEELVEDHNEELTTEELQELQQEEQHIAAQNLAAEEEEERWKKVPSSEIKEIFTIWGKMESFMEKHHPNKVVASHIGNMYSDSLGPF, translated from the coding sequence ATggtagccaagaaaaaggaaatcaaggacgctgttgttgcaaagggggtaactatgctgacaaaaatgagatcaccagtactcgaagaggttgagaagttattattggtgtggataaatgagaaacaattagcaggagatactcttatgacttcgattatttgtgaaaaggctaggcagttgcatgaagatttggtaaagaaattgcctgcaaatagtggtgatgtgagtgaatttaaggccagcaaaggctggtttgagagatttaagaaccgaactggcatacacagtgtggtaaggcatggtgaggctgccagttcggaccacaaggcggctgaaaaatatgtgcatgaattccaggagtacatagaggctgaaggactgaaacctgaacaagtgttcaattgtgacgaaacaggcctcttttggaagaaaatgccaaagaagaCCTTCATtgcacaagaggaaaaggcaatgccaggacacaagcctatgaaagacaggctgacgctaatgttctgtgctaatgctagtggggatttcaaagtgaagccattactagtgtactattcagaaaatcccagtgtgttcaggaaaaacaatgttatgaagagtaaattgtgtgtgttttggaaatctaatagtaatgcatgggtcacgagggaaattttcgtcgagtggttcaatgaagtgtttggccctagtgtgaaggagtatctcctggaaaagaaattggatctcaagtgcctgctagtaatggacaatgcacctgctcatcctccaaacttggatgacctaattttcgaggagtttgggttcatcacagtaaagttcttgcccccgaataccactcctctcctccagcccatggaccagcaggttattgcaaactttaaaaaactctacacaaaagcaatgtttcacaggtgcttgactgtgatcacagacactcacttgaccctaagggaattttggagagaacacttcagcatcctccattgcataacccttataggtaaggcttgggagggagtgactaccaggacttcgaactctgcctggagaaaattgtggccagattgtgtcgacaagagggattttgaagggtttgggactgaccctgatgagcctatgtcagttgtaaaatcaattgtggcactggggagttccatggggttggatgtgagtttggaggatgtagaagaattggtggaagaccacaacgaagagctcaccactgaggagctgcaagagctccagcaggaagagcaacacatcgcagctcagaatcttgctgcagaggaggaggaagagagatggaagaaggtgccttcttcagaaattaaagagatttttactatatggggtaagatggaaagctttatggagaaacatcaccctaacaaggttgttgcaagccatattggcaacatgtacagtgacagtcttgggccattttag